In Aliamphritea ceti, a single window of DNA contains:
- a CDS encoding CobW family GTP-binding protein gives MTENNQSARRVPFTVIGGFLGAGKTSLVNHLLANAEQRYAVLVNDFGALNIDAKLIQKHQGDTISLANGCICCSLAAGFSKGLGQVLDKLDNFDHVIVEASGIADPARIQDIARIEPRLEARGNLVMLDAKQLLQQAQDDHIGSLIHQQIAAADLLLVNKQELITSTEKRALQHFLEALSNVPQCFTDWGQITPEQVLGLVPSPRKLRPLLTEAKNHGLFNQILSTDKPLTSTEFTTWVSRLSKDILRAKGVVHFSDKPGAWLWQKAGDQERLTGYTGNVSENLGLGCELLLIGKRRETLPVSFSG, from the coding sequence ATGACCGAGAATAATCAGTCAGCCCGGCGGGTACCATTTACGGTTATTGGTGGCTTTCTTGGCGCGGGCAAAACCAGCCTGGTGAATCACCTGTTAGCCAATGCTGAGCAGCGTTACGCGGTATTAGTGAATGATTTTGGTGCGTTGAATATTGACGCAAAGCTCATCCAAAAACATCAGGGCGATACTATCTCTCTGGCCAATGGTTGTATCTGCTGCAGTCTGGCAGCAGGTTTCAGTAAAGGATTGGGACAAGTATTAGATAAGCTGGATAATTTTGATCACGTCATAGTTGAGGCCAGCGGCATAGCCGACCCTGCCCGTATTCAGGATATTGCCCGTATAGAGCCCAGGCTGGAAGCACGCGGGAATCTGGTAATGCTGGATGCGAAACAGTTATTACAGCAAGCGCAGGATGATCATATAGGCAGTCTTATTCATCAACAGATTGCCGCTGCAGATCTGCTACTGGTGAATAAACAGGAATTGATTACGTCGACAGAAAAACGCGCATTGCAGCACTTCCTTGAAGCACTCAGTAACGTACCGCAGTGTTTTACTGACTGGGGACAGATAACACCGGAACAGGTATTGGGATTAGTACCTTCGCCACGAAAGCTGAGGCCCTTACTCACAGAAGCGAAGAATCACGGTTTGTTTAATCAGATTCTCAGTACGGATAAGCCGCTTACCAGCACCGAGTTTACAACCTGGGTGTCCCGTTTATCGAAAGATATTTTGCGGGCTAAAGGGGTGGTACATTTCTCCGATAAACCGGGCGCATGGCTATGGCAAAAAGCTGGCGATCAGGAACGGCTTACCGGCTATACAGGTAATGTTTCGGAAAATCTGGGCTTAGGCTGTGAGCTATTACTGATAGGTAAGCGCCGGGAGACCTTGCCTGTGAGTTTTAGTGGCTAG